One part of the Arabidopsis thaliana chromosome 1 sequence genome encodes these proteins:
- a CDS encoding F-box and associated interaction domains-containing protein (F-box and associated interaction domains-containing protein; CONTAINS InterPro DOMAIN/s: F-box domain, cyclin-like (InterPro:IPR001810), F-box domain, Skp2-like (InterPro:IPR022364), F-box associated domain, type 3 (InterPro:IPR013187), F-box associated interaction domain (InterPro:IPR017451); BEST Arabidopsis thaliana protein match is: F-box and associated interaction domains-containing protein (TAIR:AT1G47790.1); Has 1931 Blast hits to 1881 proteins in 45 species: Archae - 0; Bacteria - 0; Metazoa - 0; Fungi - 0; Plants - 1931; Viruses - 0; Other Eukaryotes - 0 (source: NCBI BLink).) has product MEQREENTERIHRERRKRQSSSIPKTTTLLCPLDLILEILLRLPVKSVLRFRCVSKLWLSTTTDPYFTNSYEARSSTRPSLLMFFKNKDKLFVFTFPHHNQNSKETHSYSQHVDSYHIKYPKYCCFPFTESVHGLISFRISTKPIIWNPTMRQFLILPKPEKSWKGLSVFLGYDPVEGKHKLMCMNRDNTSDECRVLTLGSAQEKWRRIKSNLKHRSILRYYGQCINGVIYYQAYIDQMGFISNPTIMSFEVRSEKFDTITLPSGSFANMLIPYQGRLACVNNTMDDVNGGITLWTLEDAEKHIWSCKLFLAPLAHYDRSLKTDFKLDGITHAGEFIYVLSTFLKSFYVLYFDPKKNSFRKVEFRGTAYEVFRLSHGLGNKKVNRLYTFSHHVTSF; this is encoded by the coding sequence ATGGAGCAACGAGAAGAAAACACCGAACGGATTCACAGAGAAAGACGAAAAAGACAATCTTCTTCGataccaaaaacaacaacattgcTCTGTCCTCTTGATCTAATCTTGGAGATACTCTTAAGGCTACCTGTTAAATCTGTTTTGAGGTTTCGTTGTGTTTCGAAGCTCTGGTTATCAACCACCACCGATCCATATTTTACCAACTCATACGAAGCTCGATCCTCAACACGGCCAAGTCTTCTAATGTTCTTCAAAAACAAGGAcaagttgtttgttttcacGTTTCCTCACCACAATCAGAATTCCAAGGAGACTCATTCTTATTCTCAGCATGTGGATAGTTACCATATCAAATACCCTAAATATTGTTGCTTCCCCTTCACGGAATCTGTCCACGGGTTAATCAGCTTTCGAATATCTACAAAACCCATAATTTGGAACCCTACCATGAGACAGTTTTTAATCTTGCCTAAACCGGAAAAAAGCTGGAAGGGATTATCAGTCTTTTTAGGATACGATCCAGTCGAAGGTAAACACAAACTAATGTGCATGAATCGTGATAACACAAGCGATGAGTGTAGGGTTTTAACACTGGGATCAGCTCAAGAAAAATGGAGAAGGATCAAAAGTAACCTTAAGCATCGTTCTATCCTTCGTTACTATGGGCAATGCATTAACGGTGTTATATATTACCAAGCCTATATTGATCAGATGGGGTTTATTAGCAATCCAACTATAATGAGTTTTGAGGTCAGATCTGAAAAGTTCGATACGATAACATTACCTTCGGGTAGTTTTGCGAACATGCTGATACCTTATCAGGGTAGGTTAGCATGTGTTAATAATACCATGGACGATGTCAATGGTGGTATTACATTGTGGACTTTGGAGGATGCAGAGAAACACATATGGTCATGTAAACTCTTTCTTGCTCCTTTGGCTCATTATGATCGGAGTTTGAAAACTGATTTCAAACTAGATGGTATCACTCATGCTGGAGAGTTTATTTACGTACTATCCACGTTTCTCAAAtcgttttatgttttgtattttgatcCGAAGAAAAACAGCTTCAGAAAAGTCGAATTTAGAGGAACAGCGTACGAAGTATTTAGGCTCAGTCATGGacttggaaacaaaaaagtgaataGGCTCTATACTTTCTCGCATCACGTTACGTCTTTCtaa
- a CDS encoding F-box and associated interaction domains-containing protein (F-box and associated interaction domains-containing protein; CONTAINS InterPro DOMAIN/s: F-box domain, cyclin-like (InterPro:IPR001810), F-box domain, Skp2-like (InterPro:IPR022364), F-box associated domain, type 3 (InterPro:IPR013187), F-box associated interaction domain (InterPro:IPR017451); BEST Arabidopsis thaliana protein match is: F-box and associated interaction domains-containing protein (TAIR:AT1G50870.1); Has 808 Blast hits to 717 proteins in 23 species: Archae - 0; Bacteria - 0; Metazoa - 0; Fungi - 0; Plants - 808; Viruses - 0; Other Eukaryotes - 0 (source: NCBI BLink).), whose product MEQQEKKKRKIQRSISTQSSSMSSIPLDVTSKILAKLPAKSVLRARCVSKQWSSISTDPYFISNMFPKQSSSSLLIFFKPKRKLFVISIHQNPNEPQHVGICPRLDLFPNSKKTHYLEPYLEKILNLAQTQKQLEGNTIGDNDGQCINGVLYYRASLDQSNVDIIMSFDVSTMYNKDITLWVLEDAKWLCKHFTRASYNDQPLQALSGINGITDDGEFIYVAYVLDSFYILYYDPEKKSYRRVDLQGVGDADFMLRNGLGNMDGIRIHTCLNIESLLSL is encoded by the exons ATGGagcaacaagaaaagaaaaagagaaaaatccaGAGGAGCATATCAACACAATCTTCATCTATGTCTTCAATTCCTCTGGATGTAACCTCGAAGATACTTGCAAAGCTGCCCGCAAAATCAGTATTGAGAGCTCGTTGTGTTTCAAAGCAATGGTCATCAATCAGCACTGATCCATATTTCATCAGTAACATGTTCCCAAAACAGTCTTCATCGAGTCTTCTAATCttcttcaaaccaaaaagaaagctGTTTGTTATCTCCATTCACCAGAATCCAAACGAGCCTCAGCATGTG GGAATCTGTCCACGGCTTGATCTGTTTCCGAATAGCAAAAAAACCCATTATTTGGAACCCTACCTTGAGAAAATTCTCAACCTTGCCCAAACCCAAAAGCAACTGGAAGG TAACACTATTGGTGACAATGATGGGCAATGCATCAATGGTGTTCTATACTATAGAGCCAGTCTTGATCAATCTAATGTTGACATTATAATGAGTTTTGATGTCAG TACCATGTACAACAAGGATATCACACTGTGGGTTTTGGAGGATGCCAAATGGTTGTGCAAACACTTTACTAGAGCATCTTATAATGATCAGCCTTTGCAAGCACTTTCCGGGATAAATGGTATCACTGATGATGGTGAGTTTATTTATGTAGCATACGTTCTCGACTCGTTCTATATTTTATACTACGATCCGGAGAAAAAGAGCTACAGAAGAGTCGATCTTCAAGGAGTCGGCGATGCTGATTTTATGCTCCGTAATGGACTTGGAAACATGGATGGAATTCGGATCCATACTTGCCTCAACATTGAGAGTCTATTGTCTTTGTAA
- a CDS encoding ARM repeat superfamily protein (ARM repeat superfamily protein; FUNCTIONS IN: binding; INVOLVED IN: biological_process unknown; EXPRESSED IN: 25 plant structures; EXPRESSED DURING: 15 growth stages; CONTAINS InterPro DOMAIN/s: Armadillo-type fold (InterPro:IPR016024); BEST Arabidopsis thaliana protein match is: ARM repeat superfamily protein (TAIR:AT4G27060.1); Has 197 Blast hits to 187 proteins in 35 species: Archae - 2; Bacteria - 0; Metazoa - 0; Fungi - 19; Plants - 159; Viruses - 0; Other Eukaryotes - 17 (source: NCBI BLink).) translates to MRSQTASKTSMKPSSNSSAFSVRSSVAVSSHSAMVELKQRILTSLSRLGDRDTYQIAVDDLEKIVVSVPDSPEILPVLLHCLFDSSSDLKAPVKRESIRLLSFLCLSYTDLSFSQLAKIISHIVKRLKDADNGVRDACRDAIGSLSAQFLKEKEVENGNYVGSSLVGLFAKPLFEAMAEQNKSLQSGAAICMGKMIDSATEPPVAAFQKLCPRISKLLNSPNYITKASLLPVVGSLSQVGAIAPQSLESLLHSIHECLGCTNWVTRKAAADVLISLAVHSSSLVADKTDSTLTALEACRFDKIKPVRESLSEALNVWKNIAGKGESGTMDDQKDVSSEQCILERNGETDSVSCEEAGLVMQGSCDGLSSSSDSISKAVLILRKKAPRLTGKDLNPEFFQKLEKRGSGDMPVEVILPSRQKNSSNSNTEDESDANTSVLRSRSNGLCRTAGVHTKQRHFGDFAREKWVDERMNGGESRLRAFDGDHTEVIQADTSENRGNWPPLQRQLLHLERQQTHIMNMLQDFMGGSHDGMISLENRVRGLERIVEEMSREMSIQSGARGKATASWRSDVDGWDSPNYGPSSRNTQTSTRKIRGTGPSEQSGNSRRAWDKSSVAIRLGEGPSARSVWQASKDEATLEAIRVAGEDCGTSRNRRVSIPEAEAMMDEDDDNRGGQQGDPIWTCWSNSVHALRVGDTDSAFAEVLSTGDDHLLVKLMDKTGPVLDQLSSDMGNEAIHSIAQFLLDHTLYDICLSWIQQLLEVSVENGADFMGIPLELKKELLLNLHEALSTTDPPEDWEGLAPDHLLVELASNWNIEIQHFDT, encoded by the exons ATGCGATCACAAACCGCTTCAAAAACTTCAATGAAaccttcttcaaattcatctGCGTTCTCCGTCAGATCCTCCGTCGCAGTTTCGTCTCACTCAGCAATGGTTGaattgaaacagagaatcttAACCTCTCTCTCTAGACTCGGTGATCGCGATACTTATCAGATAGCTGTAGATGATCTCGAGAAAATCGTCGTCTCCGTCCCCGATTCACCCGAAATCCTCCCCGTGCTTCTCCATTGTCTTTTCGATTCCTCCTCCGATCTTAAAGCTCCGGTCAAGAGAGAATCAATTCGTCTCCTCTCCTTTCTTTGCCTCTCTTACACCGATCTCTCCTTTTCACAATTAGCCAAAATCATCTCACACATCGTCAAGCGTCTCAAGGACGCCGATAACGGTGTACGCGACGCTTGTCGCGACGCGATTGGTTCTCTCTCTGCGCAGTTTCTGAAGGAGAAGGAAGTAGAGAATGGAAATTATGTTGGGTCTTCGTTGGTGGGGCTATTTGCTAAACCCTTGTTTGAAGCAATGGCGGAGCAGAACAAAAGCTTACAATCTGGTGCTGCCATTTGTATGGGGAAGATGATTGATTCAGCAACGGAGCCTCCTGTTGCAGCTTTTCAAAAACTGTGCCCTAGAATCTCCAAGCTTTTGAATAGCCCCAATTACATTACTAAGGCTTCACTCTTACCCGTTGTTGGAAGCTTGTCCCAG GTTGGAGCTATTGCACCACAGAGCTTGGAATCATTGCTACACAGCATTCACGAGTGCCTTGGATGTACGAATTGGGTTACTCGTAAAGCAGCTGCTGATGTCTTAATCTCCTTGGCTGTCCATTCTAGTAGCTTGGTTGCAGACAAAACAGATTCCACTCTTACAGCTCTTGAGGCATGTCGTTTTGATAAG ATAAAACCTGTTAGAGAAAGCTTGTCTGAAGCACTAAACGTCTGGAAGAACATTGCTGGAAAAGGTGAATCTGGAACAATGGATGACCAGAAGGATGTGTCATCTGAGCAATGTATATTGGAAAGGAATGGAGAAACTGATTCAGTTTCATGTGAGGAAGCAGGACTAGTGATGCAAGGCTCTTGTGATGGTTTGAGCAGTAGTTCAGATTCTATTTCAAAAGCAGTTCTCATTTTGAGAAAGAAGGCACCTCGGTTGACTGGCAAAGATCTTAACCCAGAGTTTTTTCAGAAACTGGAAAAAAGAGGTTCTGGTGATATGCCAGTTGAAGTTATTCTTCCTTCTAGGCAAAAGAATTCGTCGAACTCAAATACAGAGGATGAATCAGACGCCAATACTTCAGTATTAAGGAGTAGGTCAAATGGTTTGTGCAGAACTGCTGGTGTCCATACCAAACAAAGACATTTTGGAGATTTTGCAAGAGAAAAATGGGTTGATGAAAGAATGAACGGAGGCGAATCACGGTTGAGAGCATTTGATGGAGATCATACTGAAGTAATCCAGGCGGACACATCTGAAAACAGAGGGAACTGGCCACCATTACAGAGACAGTTATTGCACTTGGAGAGACAACAAACCCACATAATGAATATGTTGCAG GATTTCATGGGTGGTTCACATGACGGCATGATAAGTTTGGAGAACCGTGTTAGAGGTCTTGAGAGGATTGTAGAAGAGATGTCTAGAGAAATGTCCATACAATCAG GTGCGAGAGGAAAGGCGACTGCATCATGGAGATCTGATGTAGATGGATGGGATAGTCCTAACTATGGACCTTCTTCTAGAAACACTCAGACCAGTACAAGAAAGATACGTGGCACTGGTCCTTCTGAGCAATCAGGTAACAGCAGAAGAGCTTGGGACAAAAGCTCTGTAGCAATTAGACTAGGTGAAGGACCTTCTGCTAGAAGCGTGTGGCAAGCATCAAAAGATGAAGCTACTCTTGAAGCAATACGTGTGGCTGGAGAAGACTGTGGAACATCAAGGAATAGGCGAGTATCTATTCCTGAAGCAGAAGCAATGAtggacgaagatgatgataaccGTGGGGGACAACAGGGAGACCCTATCTGGACTTGTTGGAGTAATTCGGTGCACGCACTTCGAGTTGGTGATACCGATTCTGCATTTGCTGAGGTATTATCTACTGGAGACGACCATTTACTTGTCAAGTTAATGGACAAAACCGGTCCTGTTCTTGATCAACTATCGAGTGATATGGGAAACGAGGCTATCCATTCTATTGCACAGTTTCTCCTGGATCATACTCTATATGATATCTGTCTATCTTGGATTCAACAG CTGCTAGAAGTAAGTGTAGAAAACGGAGCAGACTTTATGGGAATACCGTTGGAGTTGAAGAAGGAGCTTTTGTTGAATCTACATGAAGCTTTGTCGACAACAGATCCTCCAGAGGACTGGGAAGGTCTAGCTCCCGATCATCTTTTGGTCGAGTTAGCATCTAATTGGAACATCGAGATCCAACATTTTGACACGTAG
- the GDC1 gene encoding Ankyrin repeat family protein (Ankyrin repeat family protein; FUNCTIONS IN: molecular_function unknown; INVOLVED IN: response to karrikin; LOCATED IN: chloroplast, chloroplast stroma; EXPRESSED IN: 22 plant structures; EXPRESSED DURING: 13 growth stages; CONTAINS InterPro DOMAIN/s: Ankyrin repeat-containing domain (InterPro:IPR020683), Ankyrin repeat (InterPro:IPR002110); Has 55 Blast hits to 55 proteins in 21 species: Archae - 0; Bacteria - 2; Metazoa - 1; Fungi - 0; Plants - 49; Viruses - 0; Other Eukaryotes - 3 (source: NCBI BLink).), whose translation MASSSISFSCAPSLATSLFSTTSSSPRLLSSRFLGTRNLKLRIRPARLGPSNGSRTTCWFKFGKNGVDAENAGIYGSQSRDDFDRDDVEQYFNYMGMLAVEGTYSKMEALLNLNIHPVDILLMLAATEGDRPKIEELLKAGADYSVKDADGRTAIDRANSEEIRDLILGYSTQKA comes from the exons atggcttcttcttcaatctcattCTCCTGTGCACCTTCTTTGGCCACCTCACTCTTCTCCaccacttcttcttccccaaggCTGCTCTCCTCTAGATTTCTCGGAACCCGAAACTTAAAGCTTCGGATCCGACCTGCCAGACTAGGACCCTCCAATGGTTCAAGAACCACTTGCTGGTTCAAGTTCGGCAAGAATGGTGTCGATGCTGAAAATGCCGGAATCTATGGCAGCCAGTCTCGAGATGATTTCGACAGAGACGACGTCGAACAG TATTTCAACTACATGGGTATGCTTGCAGTAGAAGGAACCTATTCAAAGATGGAAGCTCTTCTTAACCTAAACATTCACCCAGTTGATATCTTGTTGATGTTAGCCGCTACAGAAGGTGACAGACCTAAGATCGAGGAGCTTCTCAAAGCCGGTGCTGATTATTCGGTCAAGGACGCTGATGGAAGAACCGCTATCGACAGAGCcaacagtgaagagatccgTGATTTGATCCTTGGCTACTCGACTCAAAAGGCTTGA